The region GGTGGTAACGGGCAAAGCGGAGCTGTACGGGCCAACGAATAACCTGACAATTCGCGCTAATGTTACCAGCAACAAAGGCACGCGAATTTACATCCCACTGGATGGGGCGACATCTGTAGCCGCCGATGAGCAGATTCGGTTTGTTGACCGTACGGCTAGTCTGATGCCCGGAAAACCAGGTAGCCAAACGGCTACTAAGTCCGAGAGCGACATTGATCTGTCCAGGATTCAGATGGATTTCAACTTCGACATTACCCCCGATGCCTACTGCGAAATCCAGCTTGACCGTCAGACGGGCGACATCATCAGTGCTTACGGACAGGGCCGCGTAGCCATGAAAGTGGACACCAAAGGCGACTTCACGATGACGGGCAACTACGACATTCAGAAGGGAGAATACACGTTTACCTTTCAGAATATTATCAATAAGCGCTTCCAGATCAGGCCAAACAGCCGCATAACCTGGACCGGCGACCCCTATGGTGCTCTTCTGGACGTAACGGCCGCCTATACACAATATACATCACTGGCTCCCCTGCTCTACACCAGTGGAACATCCAGCCGGGCTGACCAGAGCCGACGGTATCCGGTCGATCTGGTCATCAAGCTAAACGGCGAACTGGGTGCCCCAGCGATCAGCTACGATCTGGACATTAAAGAATACCCTTCCTCATCCGATTTTCGACAGGCGGTTACCGCATTCGAGTCGCGGATTCAAAGTAACGACCAGGAGCTTACGCGTCAGGTCAGTAGTGTTTTGTTGTTCAATCAGCTGCTTTCCGAGGGGACCAGCCTTTTCGACCAGGGCCAGGTGAATACAGGAGTCGCAAACAGCGTCAGTGAATTGATCTCCAATCAGATCAGCCGTCTGGCATCGAACCTCAACGAGAACCTGGATGTCGGTGTGTCGTTTGGCGGCTTTACCAGCGGTACCCAGAACGAAAACCTGCTGAATAACCTCCAGCTTCGCTTCTCGTACCGGCTGCTGAACGACCGGTTGCGCATTAGCCGGGACGGCGGGTTTACGTATGGGCAAAGTCAATATAATGCAGCCAGTTTGCTTGGCGAGTGGACGCTGGAGTACTTCATTACATCGGATGGCCGTTTGCGGGCCAAAGTGTATAACCGTAACCAGCAGAGCATCCTAAGCCAGACCAGCCTGAACAGCACCATCACCACGGGTGGCGGTATGAGTTTGCTCTACACGCGTTCGTTTAATCGGCTGTTTGGCGGCAAACGAGTTACGCCTGGTCTAACGCCAACCAAGTCCGGCGATGAGCCTGCATCGACTCCCAGCCCCGTCTCGACGTTCAATGTGAACGGGCGGAGCACCATTCGGTAGAAAGAAATAGATCGGTAAAGGGTTAAAAGAATACCTTTTTCTCTTTATCTGATTATATTCTCTCCTGCGATCCATGAACACTGGTCACCGTCTGCTTCTTCTTTTACTATTTATTATTTCAGGTCCTACCCTGCTGGCACAGCGTACCTTCACTAACCCCGTAAAATCGTCAGGCCCCGACCCCTGGGTGTTGCAGAAAGATGGCTGGTATTATTACATGAATACCACCGGCCGGAACCTCACCCTCTGGAAAACCAAAAACGTAGCCGACCTCGCTACGGCAGAGAGCAAAGTCATCTACACGCCCCCCGCCGGACTACCCTACTCGCGGGATTTATGGGCCCCGGAGATTCACTTCTTCAACAACAACTGGTATATATATTTCTCGGCCGATTCGGTCAATAATCTGTCGCACCGTGTCTGGGTCATCGAAAACACCTCGCCTGACCCTATGCAGGGCGAATGGACCCTAAAAGGTAAGATAGGCGATAAAGCCGACCACTGGGAAATCGACATGTCGGTGATAGAATACAGGGGGAAACTGTATGCTGCCTGGTCGGGTTGGGAAGGCGCAACCAACGGACGGCAGGATATTTACCTGGCCAGGTTGAAAAACCCCTGGACCATTGATGGGAAACGTGTCAAAATTTCGCAGCCCGATCAGCCCTGGGAGATGCACGGCGATGTGCCGCAGGAATGGCAGAAGAATGGTGAAGTTCCCAAAATATACGTAAACGAAGGACCCGAATTTCTGCTGAATAAAGATAAGTTATTCATCGTTTACTCGGCCAACGCCTGCTGGCTCGACTACTGCATGGGGCTCTTGACATTTACGGGCAAAGGTGATTTGCTCAACCCCAAAAACTGGATAAAGAGCGCCGGACCCGTCTTTGAGCAATCGCCCGAGAACGACGTCTGGGGACCCGGCCACGGCGGTTTTTTTCGCTCACCCGATGGCACTCAGGACTGGATGATCTACCACGCCAACCCATCGGCCACCGACGGCTGCGGCAACAAACGCGCTCCCCACATTCAGCCATTTACCTGGAATGCTGATGGCTCGCCCAACTTTGGCAAGCCGGTCCGCAAAAAGCCCATGCCCGTTCCGGCAGAATAATTCGTACCCTTATTACCTTTTGTATATCCCTTATTACTTCTAATACCAATCAATTACCTATGAAGCGTTTATCGTTTTTAGTGCTCCTGTTTATTTCTACCCTTTCGCTGGCGCAACAGACGGGCGGCCCGGCACGCTGGTCGGCGGCCAAAGCGAATGCCTGGTACGCCAGGGAACCCTTTCTGGTGGGTGCCAACTACGCACCAGCCAATGCCATCAATGAACTGGAGATGTTTCAGGCCGAAACCTTCGATCCGGCCACTATTGACAAAGAATTGGCCATGGCCGAAAGCATTGGTATGAATACCATGCGGGTTTTCCTGCATGACCTGCTTTGGCAGGACCCCGCCGGGTTCACCAAACGGCTCGATCAGTTTCTGACCATTTGCGCCAAACATAAGATCAGGCCAATGCTTGTCTTGTTTGACTCGTGCTGGGACCCAAACCCCAAACTTGGCAAGCAGCGTGAACCAACACCTGGTATTCACAATTCGGGATGGGTACAAAGCCCTGGAGCCGACGCCCTAACGGATGTATCGCAATATCCACGCCTGGAAGCGTATGTAAAAGGAGTAGTTGGTGCCTTTAAGAAGGACAAGCGAATACTGGCCTGGGACGTCTGGAATGAGCCCGACAACACCAACGACAACAGCTATGGCCAGAACCACACCCTGAAAACAGAGGTGCCCAAGCCTCGAAAGATAGCCATCGTAACGAGCCTGCTGCCACACGTTTTCGAATGGGCCAGGGCAGCAGGTGCCACACAACCCTTAACATCGGGCATCTGGGTGTACCGCACACCGGAAGAATGGCAAAACCCGGCCAAATGGACACCCATGGAGAAAGTGCAGATGGAAAACTCAGACATTATTACCTTTCACCAGTACTCCAACCCTGAAACGTTGGAAAAGACGATTCCTGCCATGCTTTCATTTGGCCGTCCGGTCATCTGCACCGAATACATGGCACGTGGCGTAGCCAGCAAATTTCAAACACACCTGCCCATAGCGAAAAAAGCTAAAGTTGGTATGATCAACTGGGGTTTTGTAGCCGGAAAAACACAAACATTCATACCGTGGGATAGCTGGCAGAAGCCCTACGTGAACGGCCGCGAACCGGCAGTCTGGTTCCACGAAGTATTTAAGCAGGATGGAACACCGTATGATCCAGAAGAAATCACCGCGATAAAGGCAAATACGGGCAAATAAGTAGCAGGCACCAAAAAATATTTAAAAAATTTCACCTCTTAAACCAACTGATTTCCAACGTATAGCCCTACGCAGACAGTTTGAAAGAGATTTTTTTTTAGACTTGCCCTTGCGCTGAATACCATTAACCCCTACTTTTGTGCCACGATAAAGGAAGACGGCAACGTCAACCGAAAGTCAAAAAGTTGGTTCGGTAGTTCAGTTGGTTAGAATACCTGCCTGTCACGCAGGGGGTCGCGGGTTCGAGCCCCGTCCGGACCGCCACTGAAAATCAAGCACTTATCAGAAATGGTAAGTGCTTTTTTCGTTTATGGTTTACACTATGGTTTACACATTGCCTTCATTCACCACTTTTAACAATTCGTGATGACCTCAATGATTGCAAACACTCCATTACGTGATTTGCCTTTATAATTACTATTGATAGTTAGGAAAGCGTAAATATTAATAGTAATATTTCTTTAATTTAGACTTTGATCAAAAATATTTCCCGCTTATTAAGCACCACCTTACAAGCCTTTAATGATATTGTGCAAAATTCTAGACTGCCTGACTTATGCCAAAAGCCTTTCTATCACACAGTAGCGTTCAGAAACAGTTTGTCACACGAATTGCCAATGAGTTAGGCTCATCAACTTCAATAATTGATTCGAGATCTTTTGAAGAAGGAATGAGCAACATAGAAGAAATTCAAAATGCTCTCGACCAAACGGACATTTTCGTACTTTTTTTATCAAATGAAGCATTAAATTCTAAATGGGTAAAAGACGAGATTTTGATAGCTCACGAGAATGTAAAGAGAAATATCATAAAGAGAATATACCCGATAATAATTGACGAAACAATTACTCACAATGATTTAAGAATTCCCGACTGGTTAAAGGAACTAAATATTAAAACTGTTTTAAGACCAGGTAAGGTTACTAGATTAATAAATAGAAGGCTAAAAGAAGTAAGCTGGCAACTCCATCCCGTTTTAAAGGAGAAAGAGTTACTTTTTGTTGGAAGAACTGAACAAATAAAGACCCTACAAGAACGGCTGTATGACTTCACGAAGCCTACACCTTTTTGTATAATAGCGTCAGGTATACCGAAAATAGGAAGGAAAAGTTTCCTAAAAAATGCTTTATTAAATACCCATACTTTAACTAGAGAATCTCACGATCTACCAACTATCACAATAAGTAGGCGAGAAAGTATAGAGGATTTTATATACAAAGTCTATGATCTTGGAAATTCTCCAGAACAAGTTTTCCCCGATTTGTTGAGTACTACTCTAGCAGATAAAGTTACTCTAGCAAGTAACTTATTAGCTGATTTTCAGGAGGCAAGCGAAATATTATTAATAGAAGACTTAGGAGGTATTATTCAAGCAGATC is a window of Spirosoma linguale DSM 74 DNA encoding:
- a CDS encoding conserved hypothetical protein (KEGG: hypothetical protein), with the translated sequence MKRLSFLVLLFISTLSLAQQTGGPARWSAAKANAWYAREPFLVGANYAPANAINELEMFQAETFDPATIDKELAMAESIGMNTMRVFLHDLLWQDPAGFTKRLDQFLTICAKHKIRPMLVLFDSCWDPNPKLGKQREPTPGIHNSGWVQSPGADALTDVSQYPRLEAYVKGVVGAFKKDKRILAWDVWNEPDNTNDNSYGQNHTLKTEVPKPRKIAIVTSLLPHVFEWARAAGATQPLTSGIWVYRTPEEWQNPAKWTPMEKVQMENSDIITFHQYSNPETLEKTIPAMLSFGRPVICTEYMARGVASKFQTHLPIAKKAKVGMINWGFVAGKTQTFIPWDSWQKPYVNGREPAVWFHEVFKQDGTPYDPEEITAIKANTGK
- a CDS encoding Alpha-N-arabinofuranosidase (PFAM: glycoside hydrolase family 43~KEGG: cja:CJA_0819 alpha-L-arabinfuranosidase, putative, abf43M), whose translation is MNTGHRLLLLLLFIISGPTLLAQRTFTNPVKSSGPDPWVLQKDGWYYYMNTTGRNLTLWKTKNVADLATAESKVIYTPPAGLPYSRDLWAPEIHFFNNNWYIYFSADSVNNLSHRVWVIENTSPDPMQGEWTLKGKIGDKADHWEIDMSVIEYRGKLYAAWSGWEGATNGRQDIYLARLKNPWTIDGKRVKISQPDQPWEMHGDVPQEWQKNGEVPKIYVNEGPEFLLNKDKLFIVYSANACWLDYCMGLLTFTGKGDLLNPKNWIKSAGPVFEQSPENDVWGPGHGGFFRSPDGTQDWMIYHANPSATDGCGNKRAPHIQPFTWNADGSPNFGKPVRKKPMPVPAE